Part of the Varibaculum massiliense genome is shown below.
GACCTCCCGGCAATATCGTAATCTTCGATTGCGGCGCGCCGCCGAGATTTTTGACTCCATAAATATGTTGCCCTTAGGGGTTTCCAGCGTGGTGATTGGTTTGGGATTCTTAATCACCCTGGCTGCTCCTCCCTGGAACCTGGCTGACAGTCCCTTCCTGCTGCCTTTAGCCCAAGCGCTCGGGGCATCTCCGCTGGTAATCCGGTTAATGCGTCCGATGCTGCAAACTATTAACCCCAAGCAAAGAGAAGCCGCCGCCGCCTTGGGGGCGCATCCTTCCCGGATATTCTTAACCATTGATGGTCCCTATATTTGGGGAGCGCTAGTAGTGGCTTTCGGTTTTGCTTTCGCGGTTTGTTTTGGGGAGTTTGGGGCGGCCTCTTTCCTGGTGATGCCAGAATCTTTAACTTTGCCGGTGATGATCTATAAACTCTCGGGAAGTGCGGGACCAGCCGAAAATGGGATGGCGATGGCCGCGGCGGTTATCCTCTGTTTAACCTGTTCTGTGGTGATGAGTGCAGTAGAAGCTCTGCGAAAAAGAAAAGTTGGTGAATACTAATGGATGGCTTAACTATTTCCCAAGCGCGGGTGCAATATGGGCAGGTGGAAGCGGTTAAAGATCTCAGTATCGAGGTTCCGCTAGGTACGGTAACTGCGCTCCTGGGACCTTCGGGGTGCGGAAAGTCTTCGCTCCTGCGCGCAATTGCGGGACTGGAACCTTTAGCGGCAGGCAGTATTTCTTGGCGCGGACGCAATATGGAGCAGGTACCGGTACATCAACGTCACTTCGGAATGATGTTCCAAGATGGACAACTTTTTCCCAGTCGCAATGTAAGCGGCAATATCGCCTATGGAATTGCGCATCTTCCTAAAGTGAAAAGGCAAGAAAAAGTTACAGAACTACTGGATAGTGTGGGTTTAAGTGGTTATCAAGATCGCACTATTGACACCCTCTCTGGTGGGCAAGCCCAGCGAGTGGCGCTAGCGCGCTGTCTAGCTCCCCAGCCTGAGCTGCTACTGCTAGACGAACCTTTGTCTGCTCTTGATCGGGCGTTGCGCGAGGAGCTGGTGATTACCCTGCGTAACATTATCCGGAGCCTGGAATTAACGGTCGTCTATGTAACCCATGATCAAGATGAAGCATTTTCCTTGGCAGACCAGATAGTGATTATGGATCAAGGCAAAATCTTGGCGCTAAATAGTGCCGAGGAAATCTGGACTCATCCCGGTTCCCAAGCTGCAGCCTCCTTCCTGGGGTATCGTCCCTTCCTCAGCGCTGAAGCTGCGGCAGAATTCGGCATAGAGATTGGTGAGCGCGAACAGCTAGCAGTAGCGCCGGGAGGATTAAAAATGTGCCTGGCGGAGCAAGGGGTTGCGGCTACCGCTCGAGATTTGCGGGTGCGGCGGGGAAAATATTTGGCTGAAGTTGCTTGGCGACAGGGCAGTGAAGAATATTCCGGACAGGCAGAGGCAGGATTAGGTCTACATTTGTCTAAAAAGCAAACTTCGCAAGAGGTGGGTTTACAGATTCAGCGTTCGGAAACCTGCGTAGTGCCAGTTTCTTCCTGAGCGTTTTTGCTCTGGCCACCTTCCACCTTGCCGGTACAAAGGGCAGAGATTTTCGGGTCAGCAATAGCGCTGGTCACCGTAATCGCACTGGTGGCTTTGGGGTTATCTAAACATTTGCTCATGTAGTCTTTCGCGGGTTTTCCCCGTTCCAGCTCTCCGGTATCGATAACCCGAATAACCTTTT
Proteins encoded:
- a CDS encoding ABC transporter ATP-binding protein gives rise to the protein MDGLTISQARVQYGQVEAVKDLSIEVPLGTVTALLGPSGCGKSSLLRAIAGLEPLAAGSISWRGRNMEQVPVHQRHFGMMFQDGQLFPSRNVSGNIAYGIAHLPKVKRQEKVTELLDSVGLSGYQDRTIDTLSGGQAQRVALARCLAPQPELLLLDEPLSALDRALREELVITLRNIIRSLELTVVYVTHDQDEAFSLADQIVIMDQGKILALNSAEEIWTHPGSQAAASFLGYRPFLSAEAAAEFGIEIGEREQLAVAPGGLKMCLAEQGVAATARDLRVRRGKYLAEVAWRQGSEEYSGQAEAGLGLHLSKKQTSQEVGLQIQRSETCVVPVSS